Proteins co-encoded in one Capnocytophaga ochracea DSM 7271 genomic window:
- the bshA gene encoding N-acetyl-alpha-D-glucosaminyl L-malate synthase BshA, whose protein sequence is MNIAIVCYPTFGGSGVVATELGLALARKGHQVHFITYSYPVRLDFLEMNIHFHEVHVEEYPLFHYQPYELALSSKMAYVIKTYHIDILHVHYAIPHAYAGYMAKQMLKREGIEVPMVTTLHGTDITLVGNHPTYKEAVTFSINESDIVTSVSESLKQDTLRLFRIDKDIKVIPNFTNIKKSKETSPCKRTVMANPEELIVTHISNFRKVKRIDDVVRIFYGIQQKLPAKLIMVGDGPEREIADQLCKDLGIKSKVLFLGNTSDIDRILCFTDLFLLPSASESFGLSALEAMAAGVPVVSSNTGGLPEVNEEGVSGYLCPIGDVKAMAEKAIYILEDKTRLAQFKQNARKVAERFDEDRIVPMYEALYYSAIDNK, encoded by the coding sequence ATGAATATAGCCATAGTGTGTTACCCTACCTTTGGGGGGAGTGGTGTTGTAGCTACCGAACTCGGGCTTGCCTTAGCTCGCAAAGGTCATCAGGTGCACTTTATTACGTATAGTTACCCCGTGCGTTTAGACTTCTTGGAGATGAACATTCACTTTCACGAAGTGCACGTAGAAGAATACCCCTTGTTTCACTACCAGCCTTACGAACTAGCATTGTCCAGCAAAATGGCTTATGTGATAAAAACCTATCACATAGATATTTTGCACGTGCATTATGCCATTCCGCACGCTTATGCAGGTTATATGGCTAAACAAATGCTCAAACGGGAAGGGATAGAAGTACCTATGGTAACGACCCTTCACGGCACCGATATTACCCTTGTGGGCAACCACCCTACTTACAAAGAGGCAGTAACGTTTAGCATTAACGAATCGGATATTGTAACTTCAGTGTCCGAGAGTTTAAAGCAAGATACTCTAAGACTTTTCCGTATAGATAAAGATATTAAGGTAATTCCTAACTTCACAAATATAAAAAAATCCAAAGAAACTTCTCCTTGCAAACGTACTGTAATGGCAAATCCTGAGGAACTCATCGTTACACACATTAGTAATTTTAGGAAGGTAAAACGCATAGACGATGTGGTGAGAATTTTTTATGGCATTCAGCAGAAACTTCCTGCTAAGCTCATAATGGTAGGCGACGGACCTGAGCGCGAGATAGCCGACCAGCTCTGCAAGGATTTAGGCATCAAGAGCAAAGTGCTGTTTTTAGGTAATACTTCTGATATAGACCGCATTTTGTGTTTCACCGATTTATTCTTACTCCCTTCTGCCTCTGAGAGCTTTGGACTTTCGGCATTAGAAGCAATGGCAGCAGGCGTTCCGGTAGTATCGAGCAATACGGGAGGACTTCCAGAAGTGAATGAAGAGGGCGTATCGGGCTATCTGTGCCCCATAGGCGATGTAAAAGCAATGGCTGAGAAGGCTATTTACATACTTGAAGACAAAACCCGATTGGCACAATTTAAACAGAATGCCCGAAAAGTAGCCGAACGTTTTGACGAGGATAGAATAGTGCCAATGTATGAAGCACTTTACTACAGTGCTATCGACAATAAATAG
- a CDS encoding GYDIA family GHMP kinase, whose amino-acid sequence MGVTQTYSFHSNGKLLITGEYAVLDGALAFALPTQKGQTLKVTEGANESRWQAFDADGDLWFDSATLTTETHQQIAQTLQKILTTATHLNPNFKDKWLYSQVQTHLEFPRLWGLGTSSTLINNIAQWATVNPYELLFKSFGGSGYDIACAKSNTPLLYKLEGGKPHSYPLRFLFPHTHQIYFVYLNQKQNSKDGIARYRSVTKSKRKLAESITRLTEQFVLAHTVTDVCQILNEHETLISNYLSMPTVKERLFPDFNGTVKSLGAWGGDFVLAISETEDTPAYFASKGFDTCVPYNEMI is encoded by the coding sequence ATGGGAGTAACACAAACTTATTCTTTTCATAGTAATGGTAAATTGCTCATTACGGGCGAATATGCGGTGCTCGACGGCGCGCTCGCTTTTGCTTTACCCACCCAGAAAGGACAGACATTGAAGGTAACAGAAGGAGCAAACGAAAGCCGATGGCAAGCCTTTGATGCCGACGGTGATTTGTGGTTCGACAGTGCGACACTCACTACTGAAACCCACCAACAAATAGCACAAACATTGCAAAAAATACTCACTACGGCTACTCACCTCAACCCCAATTTCAAAGATAAATGGCTATACTCTCAAGTGCAAACTCATTTAGAGTTCCCTCGTTTGTGGGGCTTAGGCACTTCGTCTACACTCATCAACAATATAGCACAGTGGGCAACCGTAAATCCATACGAACTGCTTTTTAAGAGTTTTGGTGGCAGTGGTTACGATATCGCTTGTGCCAAAAGCAATACTCCATTGTTGTATAAGTTAGAAGGAGGCAAACCACATAGTTACCCTTTGCGCTTTCTTTTTCCTCATACACATCAAATCTACTTCGTTTATCTCAATCAGAAACAAAATAGCAAGGACGGAATTGCGCGTTATCGGTCAGTAACTAAAAGTAAACGCAAACTTGCTGAGAGCATTACTCGCCTTACTGAACAGTTTGTTTTAGCGCACACCGTAACCGATGTTTGTCAGATATTAAACGAACACGAAACCCTCATTAGCAACTATTTGAGTATGCCCACCGTTAAAGAACGCCTTTTCCCCGATTTCAATGGCACAGTGAAGAGTTTGGGCGCTTGGGGTGGTGATTTTGTATTAGCCATTTCCGAAACCGAAGATACCCCCGCTTATTTTGCCTCCAAAGGTTTTGATACTTGCGTCCCTTACAACGAAATGATATAA
- a CDS encoding metallophosphoesterase: protein MIYIILISIFTLYFLLSFYASRSLKTLVAARWIHWTFWGIAVAIVLNLLYHWFNRGKTVWSAPQQYAVAGLLTWLIICLFVSLPLLIEDITRLIRAFFSKKKQNAPRIPSRRKFISMLGWGLAAIPFASILYAIFKGKYNYKVWKYTLYFPDLPKAFDGYRITQISDIHCGSFDNYEKIRYGVELINAQKSDVILFTGDLVNNLAEEVHVWKSLFATLHAPDGVFSIMGNHDYGDYSSWESVEAKRKNLEHLFDLQKEMGWDLLLNEHRYLERNGEKIALIGVENWGRGRFSKYGDLNKAMEGVNEEDFKILMSHDPTHFQEIVLPERKNIALTLSGHTHGMQCGIEIPQWRWSPSQYIYKYWGGMYKEGAQYLNVNRGFGYHAFPGRLGVWPEITVIELKRG from the coding sequence ATGATTTATATTATACTTATCAGTATCTTTACGCTGTATTTCTTATTGAGTTTTTATGCTAGCAGAAGTTTAAAGACTCTTGTCGCAGCACGATGGATACATTGGACTTTTTGGGGAATAGCAGTAGCGATTGTTCTCAACCTTCTTTATCATTGGTTCAACAGAGGTAAAACGGTGTGGAGTGCTCCTCAGCAATATGCTGTGGCAGGACTACTTACGTGGCTCATCATCTGCTTATTTGTCAGTTTGCCTTTGCTTATAGAAGATATTACTCGGCTTATACGCGCTTTTTTCAGCAAGAAAAAGCAAAACGCTCCTCGTATCCCCTCGCGACGCAAGTTTATCAGTATGCTGGGTTGGGGCTTGGCGGCAATTCCTTTTGCCTCTATCCTCTACGCTATTTTTAAAGGAAAGTACAATTACAAGGTATGGAAGTATACCCTTTATTTTCCCGACCTTCCTAAGGCGTTCGATGGCTATCGAATTACTCAAATCTCGGATATTCACTGTGGAAGTTTCGACAATTATGAAAAGATACGTTATGGGGTAGAACTTATCAATGCTCAAAAGAGTGATGTCATTCTTTTTACGGGCGATTTGGTAAATAACTTGGCAGAGGAGGTTCACGTTTGGAAAAGCTTGTTTGCTACGTTGCACGCTCCTGATGGTGTCTTTTCTATTATGGGTAACCACGATTATGGCGATTACTCTTCTTGGGAAAGCGTTGAAGCTAAGCGCAAAAACTTAGAACACTTGTTTGATTTACAAAAGGAAATGGGTTGGGACTTGCTCCTAAATGAACATCGCTATTTAGAACGCAATGGCGAAAAGATTGCCCTTATAGGCGTTGAAAACTGGGGGCGCGGTAGGTTCTCTAAATACGGCGACCTCAATAAAGCTATGGAGGGAGTAAACGAAGAAGATTTTAAAATACTGATGAGCCACGACCCTACTCATTTTCAAGAAATTGTTTTGCCCGAGAGAAAGAACATAGCGCTCACCCTTAGCGGTCATACACACGGAATGCAGTGCGGGATTGAAATACCCCAATGGCGGTGGAGTCCCTCACAATATATTTATAAATATTGGGGAGGTATGTATAAAGAAGGAGCGCAATATTTAAACGTAAATCGTGGGTTTGGGTATCACGCATTCCCTGGAAGGTTAGGCGTATGGCCTGAAATTACTGTCATAGAACTCAAACGAGGATAA
- a CDS encoding Ppx/GppA phosphatase family protein, with amino-acid sequence MNIKKLGAIDIGSNGVRLLISNVLEEPNEAPKFTKASLVRVPIRLGADVFLDGLISEENTDRLADTMQAFSLLMKVNQVEKYRACATSAMRESTNGQQVADEVYKRTGVRIDIIDGAEEASIIASTDISSLIQKDKDYLYIDVGGGSTEFTVFSKGKVKKSRSFPIGTVRLLDNKVSNKTWEEVEHWIKKHTKDCEHIEAIGSGGNINKIHKNSNSREGEPLSYQYLTDYLNYVSGFTYDERIRLLGFNPDRADVILYALTVFINAMKWSGAEIVHVPRIGLADGIVRSIYNEE; translated from the coding sequence ATGAATATCAAAAAATTAGGAGCGATAGACATAGGATCGAACGGGGTGAGATTGCTTATTTCGAACGTATTGGAAGAGCCTAACGAAGCTCCGAAATTTACCAAAGCCAGCTTGGTGCGTGTACCTATCCGTTTGGGAGCTGATGTGTTTTTAGACGGGCTCATCTCAGAAGAAAACACCGATAGATTGGCAGACACGATGCAAGCGTTCAGTTTGCTGATGAAAGTAAACCAAGTGGAAAAGTATCGCGCTTGTGCGACCTCGGCAATGCGAGAATCTACCAATGGGCAACAAGTAGCCGATGAGGTATACAAACGCACAGGAGTGCGCATAGATATTATCGATGGTGCCGAAGAGGCGAGCATTATTGCTTCTACCGATATTTCAAGTTTAATACAAAAAGATAAAGATTACCTATACATAGACGTAGGCGGGGGTAGTACTGAGTTTACGGTCTTCTCGAAGGGGAAGGTAAAGAAGTCGCGTTCGTTCCCCATAGGTACAGTGCGTTTATTAGACAACAAAGTAAGCAATAAAACGTGGGAAGAAGTAGAACACTGGATAAAAAAGCACACGAAAGACTGTGAGCATATAGAAGCCATTGGTTCAGGAGGGAACATCAACAAGATACACAAGAACTCCAACAGCAGAGAAGGAGAACCACTGAGCTATCAGTACCTCACCGATTACCTTAACTATGTATCGGGATTTACTTATGATGAACGCATCAGGCTCTTAGGCTTTAATCCCGACCGTGCCGACGTAATTCTGTATGCACTTACAGTATTCATCAATGCGATGAAATGGTCAGGAGCAGAAATTGTACACGTACCCCGTATTGGTCTTGCCGACGGGATTGTAAGGAGCATTTATAATGAAGAATAA
- a CDS encoding alpha-hydroxy acid oxidase, protein MRDLTKMTNIEDLRVVCKRNVPKMFYEYVDTGSWTESTYRENVSDFNPIKFRQRILVDMDNRTLESTLLGQKVKFPAMTAPVGFMGMMWADGEIHMAKAAQKFGIPFTLSTMSICSIEDLVEAGVEPFWFQLYVMRDRDFMKDLIRRAKDAKCSALMITVDLQVLGNRHRDIKNGLSTPPKFTIPNMINLSTKIPWGLRYVFGNRRWTFRNIAGHAKNVSDLSSLSSWTKEQFDPSLSWKDIAEIKELWGGPIILKGIMTPEDAIEAVKYGADAIIVSNHGGRQMDDTISTIKALPDIVSAVGSQTEVWIDSGFYTGQNMLKAWALGAKGIMLGRAPVYGLGAYGEEGVTRALQILYDEMDTTMAFSGHRNLQDVDSSILVEGTYPLPSNNFRV, encoded by the coding sequence ATGAGAGATTTAACTAAAATGACAAACATTGAGGACTTGCGTGTGGTGTGTAAACGCAACGTCCCTAAGATGTTCTATGAGTATGTAGACACCGGCTCTTGGACTGAATCAACTTACAGAGAAAATGTTTCCGATTTTAACCCTATTAAATTCCGTCAACGCATATTAGTGGATATGGATAACCGTACCCTCGAAAGTACTCTTTTAGGGCAAAAGGTAAAGTTTCCCGCTATGACGGCTCCTGTTGGCTTTATGGGAATGATGTGGGCTGATGGAGAAATCCATATGGCAAAAGCCGCTCAAAAATTTGGAATCCCTTTTACGCTTTCTACGATGTCTATTTGCTCTATCGAAGATTTGGTAGAAGCAGGAGTAGAGCCCTTTTGGTTTCAGTTGTATGTAATGCGCGACCGCGATTTTATGAAAGACCTTATTCGTCGTGCTAAAGATGCTAAATGCTCTGCTTTAATGATAACCGTAGATTTGCAGGTGCTCGGCAATCGTCATCGCGATATCAAGAATGGACTTTCCACCCCTCCTAAGTTCACTATCCCTAATATGATTAACCTTTCTACTAAAATTCCTTGGGGGTTGCGCTATGTGTTTGGCAATCGCCGTTGGACATTTCGCAATATTGCAGGTCACGCGAAAAACGTATCCGACCTCTCTTCACTTTCCTCTTGGACAAAAGAGCAGTTCGACCCAAGTCTTAGTTGGAAAGATATCGCCGAAATTAAAGAATTGTGGGGGGGACCTATCATCTTAAAGGGTATTATGACTCCTGAAGATGCTATCGAAGCTGTAAAATATGGTGCCGATGCGATTATTGTGTCTAACCACGGTGGTCGCCAAATGGACGATACTATTTCCACTATCAAAGCACTCCCCGATATTGTAAGTGCCGTAGGTAGCCAAACCGAAGTATGGATAGACTCTGGTTTCTATACAGGGCAAAATATGCTCAAAGCGTGGGCGTTAGGAGCCAAAGGTATTATGCTTGGTCGTGCTCCTGTATATGGGCTCGGTGCTTATGGCGAAGAAGGCGTAACACGTGCTTTGCAAATATTATATGACGAAATGGATACTACTATGGCTTTTTCAGGTCATCGTAACCTCCAAGATGTAGATAGTAGTATTTTAGTAGAGGGTACTTATCCTCTACCAAGCAATAATTTCCGAGTTTAG
- a CDS encoding copper homeostasis protein CutC: MIYEICASSFESAKNAQEAGATRIELCSELGVGGITPSYGLIKKVMDELSIGNCVLIRPRSGDFTYTEEEFDVMLRDIVLCRELGCMGVVTGVLHRDNTIDEERTARLIEASGDMEFIYHRAFDCTPDPIVAIQTLKRLGVKRILTSGGKKSAIEGLALLKELNRIGGGRPTIMPGGGINAQSIVQIKAAGFTEVHFSGTVFEDLGTTLPFSFKTESFLDETKRPISNVKVIREIISKLAN; this comes from the coding sequence ATGATTTACGAAATATGTGCCAGCTCATTCGAGTCGGCTAAAAATGCACAAGAAGCAGGTGCTACTCGCATTGAATTATGCAGTGAATTGGGAGTAGGAGGCATCACTCCCAGCTACGGATTGATTAAAAAAGTAATGGACGAACTGAGCATCGGCAATTGTGTGCTGATACGTCCACGCAGTGGCGATTTCACTTATACCGAAGAAGAATTCGATGTAATGTTGCGCGATATTGTTCTTTGCCGTGAGTTGGGTTGTATGGGCGTAGTAACGGGTGTATTGCACCGCGATAATACCATTGATGAAGAACGCACCGCACGCCTCATTGAAGCCTCTGGCGATATGGAATTTATCTATCATCGCGCTTTCGACTGTACCCCCGACCCCATTGTAGCTATTCAAACCTTGAAACGTTTGGGAGTAAAACGCATTCTCACCTCAGGAGGTAAGAAATCGGCTATTGAGGGGCTCGCTCTTCTAAAAGAACTCAATCGCATTGGCGGAGGACGACCTACTATTATGCCCGGTGGTGGCATCAATGCGCAAAGTATCGTGCAGATAAAAGCTGCCGGTTTTACCGAAGTACATTTCTCAGGTACTGTTTTCGAAGATTTAGGTACTACCTTACCTTTCTCGTTCAAAACAGAAAGTTTTTTAGATGAAACCAAAAGACCTATTTCTAACGTTAAAGTTATTCGTGAGATTATTAGCAAATTAGCAAATTAA
- a CDS encoding leucine-rich repeat domain-containing protein, whose translation MKKIKQLLCVFALAIPFVAGAQSMQIRIATTSGDEQSFRSAEELMKTNFAKLKEVRIYSNSNNEVQVSEALLRRLFSEAQQLEVLEIKEVGIASFPELSVENKTLKVLVLRLNNLSKLPENIGSLSALQTIDIYNPITEVPASLMNLKQLENLKFEGAEFTDFPEQVFALPKLKSLIISQFDTKNKIKVLPDNFDKLPLLEELSLRNAALSEVPASVGRLPKLENVYFNANNLTKLPQALAENPRLTYVNINDNPLDFKQFIKSIEKIQWKGVLYINNRNFTTQQYEEVEKRLPRISVFYTQREE comes from the coding sequence ATGAAAAAAATAAAACAACTTTTATGCGTGTTTGCCCTCGCAATTCCGTTTGTTGCAGGGGCACAATCTATGCAAATAAGAATTGCCACTACCAGCGGAGATGAACAAAGTTTCAGGAGCGCTGAAGAGCTTATGAAGACTAACTTTGCTAAGCTAAAAGAAGTTAGAATTTATAGCAATTCAAATAATGAAGTGCAAGTAAGTGAGGCTTTATTGAGAAGGCTTTTCAGTGAAGCACAGCAACTTGAAGTATTGGAAATAAAGGAAGTGGGGATAGCTTCATTTCCTGAGCTAAGTGTTGAAAATAAAACACTAAAAGTATTGGTATTACGCCTCAATAACCTCAGCAAATTACCTGAGAACATCGGCAGTCTTTCGGCTTTGCAAACTATAGATATCTATAACCCGATTACTGAAGTGCCTGCGTCACTTATGAACTTAAAACAGTTAGAAAATTTGAAGTTTGAAGGAGCTGAATTTACAGATTTCCCAGAGCAAGTGTTTGCCTTACCTAAGTTGAAATCACTTATCATCAGTCAGTTTGACACGAAGAACAAAATAAAAGTACTTCCTGATAACTTCGACAAGTTGCCACTACTTGAAGAACTATCGTTGCGCAATGCTGCGCTTAGCGAAGTGCCTGCCTCAGTAGGACGTTTGCCAAAATTAGAAAACGTATACTTCAATGCGAACAACCTCACTAAATTACCACAAGCATTGGCTGAAAATCCACGATTAACTTACGTGAATATCAACGACAATCCGCTTGATTTCAAACAGTTTATAAAATCGATAGAGAAAATACAGTGGAAGGGTGTTTTGTACATCAACAACCGTAATTTCACTACTCAGCAATACGAAGAAGTAGAAAAACGCTTGCCCAGAATAAGCGTATTCTACACTCAGAGAGAAGAATAA
- the pdxA gene encoding 4-hydroxythreonine-4-phosphate dehydrogenase PdxA, translating into MKEKPIKVGISIGDMNGVGLEIILKTFEDHQILELCTPIIFASNKLVSFQKKHFNTTANFQGIESVEAAIDGKLNVLNCWKETPTVTFGQETEEGGKYAFLSLQAAVEALKNNSIDVLVTAPINKNNIQSDAFHFPGHTDYLAQELNGTSLMFMVSEDLKVGLLTDHVPLKEVSSLITEALIMEKARLMNESLIKDFRLQRPKIAVLGINPHCGDKGVIGNEDDEVLRPALKKLYFDENILVFGPFAADSFFGSQTYRNYDAVLAPYHDQGLIAFKTIAFGSGVNYTAGLSKVRTSPDHGTAYEIAGKGIADPESFRHAIFTALDVFRNREEYAELTKNPLKVRSLEMDKDK; encoded by the coding sequence ATGAAAGAAAAACCCATAAAAGTAGGAATTTCCATTGGTGATATGAACGGTGTAGGACTTGAAATTATCCTAAAAACCTTTGAAGACCACCAAATATTGGAATTGTGTACGCCTATTATTTTTGCTTCGAACAAGTTAGTTTCTTTTCAGAAGAAACATTTCAATACCACTGCCAATTTTCAAGGAATTGAGAGCGTGGAAGCTGCTATTGACGGCAAGCTAAATGTGCTAAACTGCTGGAAAGAAACACCTACGGTCACCTTTGGACAAGAAACCGAAGAAGGTGGCAAATATGCCTTTTTATCATTACAAGCTGCGGTGGAAGCGTTAAAAAACAACAGTATTGATGTGCTGGTAACCGCTCCTATCAATAAGAACAACATACAGTCGGACGCGTTTCACTTTCCTGGTCACACCGATTATTTGGCACAAGAGCTCAACGGTACTAGCCTGATGTTTATGGTGAGCGAAGACTTGAAAGTGGGTTTACTTACTGACCACGTGCCTTTGAAAGAGGTTTCTTCTCTTATTACAGAAGCCCTCATTATGGAGAAAGCGCGCCTGATGAACGAATCACTCATTAAGGACTTCCGCTTACAACGCCCTAAAATAGCCGTATTGGGCATTAATCCACATTGCGGAGATAAAGGCGTGATAGGTAACGAAGATGACGAAGTGTTACGCCCAGCCTTGAAAAAGCTGTATTTCGATGAGAATATATTGGTATTTGGACCTTTTGCTGCCGATAGTTTCTTCGGTTCACAAACCTACCGGAACTACGATGCGGTATTAGCACCTTACCACGACCAAGGGCTTATCGCGTTCAAAACCATTGCCTTTGGTAGTGGTGTGAACTATACAGCAGGACTTAGCAAAGTACGCACTTCGCCCGACCACGGTACGGCTTACGAAATAGCAGGCAAGGGCATTGCCGACCCTGAGTCGTTCCGTCACGCTATTTTCACTGCTTTAGATGTGTTTAGAAACCGTGAAGAGTACGCTGAACTGACCAAAAACCCGCTAAAAGTGCGCTCTTTAGAAATGGACAAAGACAAATAA
- a CDS encoding ATP-dependent helicase: MDTFLKELESLNAPQRAAVLQKDGPIIVIAGAGSGKTRVLTYRIANLMREGVDAFNILALTFTNKAANEMKKRIASLVGNNEAKNLWMGTFHSVFAKILRIEADKLGYPQNFTIYDTQDSQRLINGIIKEMELDKDIYKYKRIQSRISSFKNSLITVRAYFNNPELMEADAMARQPRLGEIYQEYVDRCFKAGAMDFDDLLLKTNELLNLYPDVLAKYQNRFRYILVDEYQDTNHSQYLIVKALADRFHNICVVGDDAQSIYAFRGANINNILNFKNDYPEAKEYKLEQNYRSTKNIVEAANSVIEHNKIRLEKVVFTENELGEPIKVHRSPTDADEGRFVASSIFENKMQHQLPNGNFAVLYRTNSQSRAIEDALRKRDIPYRIYGGLSFYQRKEIKDMLAYLRLIINPNDEEALVRIINFPARGIGETTMEKLTLAANHYKKSIFEIMYNINKLPELHINTTTKQKLTDFVVMILNFQALNQKANAFEVAEQVAKKTGLLQEFKKDGTPEGIAKMENIEEMLNGMKDFVEGQEDVADSRASLSEYLEDVALATDMDKEIGDDDRVALMTIHLAKGLEFPYVYVVGMEEDLFPSAMSIQSRNDLEEERRLFYVALTRAEKQAYLTYAENRYRWGKLSDAEPSRFIEEIDERYLQYLTPSISNPNYRYKPLVDRDIFGEVDKSKLRLQKPISGIPPHKNAPIGEEQQKLRKLKPVNALYNSNSNNKNTYNGLDIGTVVYHERFGRGKVISLEGTGNDKKAQINFETGGLKNILLRFAKLTIIDSLNEDL; encoded by the coding sequence ATGGATACATTTTTAAAGGAATTAGAAAGTCTAAATGCCCCTCAACGTGCTGCCGTGCTTCAAAAAGATGGACCTATCATCGTGATAGCAGGAGCAGGCTCTGGTAAAACTCGCGTGCTTACTTATCGTATAGCCAACTTGATGAGAGAAGGTGTAGATGCTTTCAATATCCTTGCTCTTACCTTTACTAATAAGGCTGCCAACGAAATGAAAAAGCGTATTGCTAGTCTTGTAGGCAACAACGAAGCAAAGAACCTATGGATGGGTACATTCCACTCCGTTTTTGCTAAAATCTTGCGCATCGAAGCCGATAAATTGGGATATCCTCAAAATTTTACTATATATGACACCCAAGACTCTCAGCGCCTTATTAATGGCATCATTAAGGAGATGGAGTTGGACAAGGATATCTATAAGTATAAACGAATACAATCGCGTATTTCTTCCTTTAAAAACAGTCTTATTACCGTGAGAGCCTATTTTAATAATCCTGAACTGATGGAAGCTGATGCAATGGCAAGACAACCACGTTTAGGAGAAATTTATCAAGAATATGTAGACAGGTGTTTTAAAGCAGGAGCAATGGATTTTGACGATTTACTGCTGAAAACAAATGAACTCCTCAATCTATATCCTGATGTATTGGCAAAATATCAAAATAGGTTTAGGTATATTCTCGTAGATGAGTATCAAGATACCAATCACTCTCAATATCTTATCGTGAAGGCTTTGGCTGACCGTTTTCATAACATTTGTGTAGTAGGAGATGATGCGCAAAGTATTTATGCTTTTAGGGGAGCAAACATCAATAATATTCTCAATTTCAAAAATGATTATCCAGAGGCAAAAGAATATAAGTTAGAGCAAAATTATCGTTCTACAAAAAACATTGTGGAAGCAGCTAATAGCGTGATAGAACACAATAAAATACGATTGGAAAAGGTAGTTTTCACCGAAAATGAATTAGGTGAACCTATTAAAGTGCATAGAAGCCCTACTGATGCTGATGAAGGTCGTTTTGTAGCGAGCTCTATCTTTGAAAACAAGATGCAACACCAGCTTCCTAATGGTAATTTTGCGGTGCTTTATCGTACTAATTCACAATCGCGTGCTATTGAAGATGCTCTTAGAAAACGTGACATTCCATACCGCATCTATGGCGGATTGTCATTCTACCAACGCAAGGAAATCAAAGATATGCTTGCTTATTTAAGACTTATCATCAATCCAAATGATGAGGAAGCTTTGGTGCGCATTATCAATTTTCCTGCACGAGGCATTGGAGAAACTACAATGGAAAAGCTTACTTTGGCAGCAAATCATTATAAGAAGTCTATCTTCGAGATAATGTATAACATCAATAAACTTCCAGAATTGCACATCAACACTACTACAAAGCAGAAACTTACTGATTTTGTGGTAATGATTCTTAACTTTCAAGCTCTCAATCAAAAAGCAAATGCTTTTGAAGTTGCCGAACAAGTCGCAAAGAAAACAGGGCTTTTGCAAGAGTTTAAAAAAGATGGTACTCCCGAGGGTATAGCCAAAATGGAAAACATCGAAGAGATGCTTAATGGTATGAAAGATTTTGTAGAAGGACAAGAAGATGTAGCAGATAGCAGGGCAAGTCTTTCAGAATATTTAGAAGATGTTGCGTTGGCTACTGATATGGATAAAGAGATAGGTGATGATGACCGTGTAGCTTTGATGACTATTCACTTAGCCAAAGGATTGGAGTTTCCGTATGTATACGTGGTAGGAATGGAAGAAGATTTGTTTCCTTCGGCAATGAGCATACAATCGCGTAATGATTTGGAAGAAGAAAGAAGGTTATTTTATGTAGCACTCACCCGTGCTGAGAAACAAGCCTATTTAACTTATGCAGAAAACCGTTATCGTTGGGGAAAACTTTCTGATGCCGAGCCAAGTAGATTTATCGAAGAAATAGATGAACGCTATTTGCAGTATCTTACACCTTCTATTTCTAATCCTAATTATCGTTATAAACCACTTGTTGATAGAGATATTTTTGGTGAAGTAGATAAAAGTAAACTACGTTTGCAGAAACCTATAAGTGGAATACCTCCTCATAAAAATGCCCCAATAGGAGAAGAACAACAAAAACTCAGGAAGTTAAAACCTGTAAATGCTTTGTATAATTCTAATAGTAATAATAAAAATACTTATAACGGACTGGATATAGGAACAGTAGTTTATCACGAACGTTTTGGACGTGGTAAAGTAATTTCATTGGAGGGAACAGGAAATGATAAAAAGGCGCAAATAAATTTCGAGACAGGAGGCTTAAAAAATATATTATTACGCTTTGCTAAACTAACTATTATTGATAGTTTGAACGAAGATTTATAA